A single window of Tetrapisispora phaffii CBS 4417 chromosome 16, complete genome DNA harbors:
- the RFA2 gene encoding Rfa2p (similar to Saccharomyces cerevisiae RFA2 (YNL312W); ancestral locus Anc_3.33) — protein sequence MATYQAYTEFSTGGGFDNSDSRIGSSDGEVKRTNTLTPVTIKQILESKPLVQDGPFVIHNQELHSICFVGVIRNISDQTQSIFLTIEDGTGQIEVRKWSEDANDLAAGDEDKNGAQDSQLSKQHEIGSYVIVYGALKEFGGKKNVQYAVIKNIKSFNEVIAHHLEVIKSHAIANGKMKGVGASNDQGQQLFVTEGSDAGAPLQRILDFCKEQCTGKDPNSFAVAIQLMTQTLNLDETVVRECCNTLTEQGYIYPTFDDNSFFAL from the coding sequence ATGGCAACATATCAAGCTTACACTGAATTCTCCACTGGTGGCGGCTTTGATAATTCAGATTCTAGAATTGGTTCATCCGATGGTGAAGTTAAAAGAACCAACACTTTAACTCCTGTAACTATTAAGCAAATATTGGAATCAAAACCGCTGGTCCAAGACGGCCCTTTTGTGATTCATAATCAAGAACTACATTCAATTTGTTTTGTTGGTGTAATTAGAAATATCTCAGATCAAACACAGAGTATTTTTTTAACCATTGAAGATGGTACTGGCCAAATAGAAGTTAGAAAATGGAGTGAGGATGCAAATGACTTGGCCGCTGgagatgaagataaaaatgGTGCTCAGGACTCGCAACTATCTAAACAACATGAAATTGGTTCATACGTAATTGTTTATGGTgctttaaaagaatttggTGGTAAAAAGAATGTTCAATACGCCGTAATCAagaatattaaatcattcAATGAGGTTATAGCACATCATTTAGAAGTAATCAAATCGCATGCCATAGCAAATGGCAAAATGAAGGGAGTCGGTGCATCAAATGATCAAGGTCAACAACTGTTTGTTACAGAAGGTTCTGATGCTGGCGCTCCATTACAAAGAATTTTAGATTTCTGTAAAGAGCAATGTACTGGTAAAGACCCTAATTCATTTGCAGTTGCCATTCAACTGATGACACAAACATTGAACCTTGATGAAACTGTGGTAAGGGAATGTTGTAATACGTTGACTGAACAAGGTTACATATATCCAACATTTGACGACAACAGTTTCTTCGCTTTGTAG
- the EMW1 gene encoding tetratricopeptide repeat-containing protein EMW1 (similar to Saccharomyces cerevisiae YNL313C; ancestral locus Anc_3.32), whose amino-acid sequence MELVLQAHILLASTIEDDTRYASIDKNYLEISKQILKGQSIDAIKTILNDLNVPKIDLSTVDSSKVGIANALNKLVNENIVGKLQSNMALLLAISLIQTFIQENYTGPATEIEINEFIFESIEDQEKLQYALTSILSISGQPAYELTSGPLLLILALFILEKLTNSCTLFKLSDETTSDPELITIDSQNTSSLTAFAHWWRARALLAQLSLLPETTGDQPAIAASIMNSIELVHAVVKEFPEDVSTEFKKKLYTIYYLENIKCSLSINAEQLFLPSLTKVMKLTDFKFVLTGARAKRTKFQTVAHSGLIILAQSSTSTENSSEENEGTPEAFALNSELLLEKPVFESIGQEPLDEQIVKKQKLDEEEGLEVEKLLPVAIRQESIPIELQSLDPNNQPQLTEYDNLQLLLRMYTLKQTSPAKDPLVEQELTALVSRILYQDGSKNWSIFSRCLWERSIIETSKAKTIERGLLQMHSLVEDLELQITSRLLPQSSDTSSASPVPRLKFIHQLPFLPRWNLDATLAEKYMSLGILKSAVEIYERLQMSCEAALCYAAVGDEKQAEEIILKSIEKNPNDARAISILGDIRQDPNLWLKSWEIGKYINAKNSLARYYYNPPTGSGLTRDYGAVLKHLNDSLRQFTLNFETWYFYGCVGLECNKMQLAAEAFSRCVALDDTHSMAWSNLSAANIELGKLKEALSGLKRAIACDAQRNWRIWENYMLVAAKLNEWDDVLIACRQLLNINKDKNGEMAIDIPVVEKLIELLVSTDFPRGEEEKATHFQKSCIEFVCNMLPTVITTSSRSWRLVAKVELWRKRPWAALDCHEKAYRAISHNPDLEIDEKIWNDTVDACEDLVAAYESLGEMEGRHGEGSLVCKDWKYKARSSIKTLMSKGKDRWDGTDGWDRLLELRSSL is encoded by the coding sequence ATGGAATTGGTATTACAAGCTCACATTTTATTAGCTTCAACAATCGAAGATGATACTAGATATGCTAGTATTGATAAAAACTACTTAGAAATATCAAAACAGATCCTTAAAGGACAATCCATTGATGCGATCAAGACCATACTGAATGATTTGAATGTTCCAAAAATCGACCTAAGTACTGTCGACTCATCCAAAGTTGGCATCGCCAATgctttaaataaattggtcaatgaaaatatagTAGGAAAATTGCAAAGTAATATGGCATTACTACTGGCAATTTCGCTTATTCAAACTTTTATTCAAGAAAATTACACAGGTCCTGCAACAGAGATAgaaatcaatgaatttattttcgaATCGATTGAAGATCAGGAAAAGTTACAATATGCTTTGACTTCTATATTAAGTATATCAGGGCAACCAGCTTATGAATTAACATCTGGACCACTTTTACTAATTTTAgctttatttattttagaaaaattaactaACAGTTGTACacttttcaaattatctGATGAGACTACCAGTGATCCTGAATTGATCACAATTGACTCTCAAAATACGTCAAGTTTGACAGCTTTTGCTCACTGGTGGAGAGCAAGAGCTCTATTAGCGCAGCTATCATTATTACCAGAAACTACTGGTGACCAACCTGCAATTGCTGCATCCATTATGAATTCTATTGAATTAGTACATGCCGTTGTCAAAGAATTTCCTGAAGATGTTAGTACtgaatttaaaaagaaactaTATACGATCTACTActtggaaaatattaagtGTTCATTAAGCATCAATGCAGAACAGTTATTCTTACCTTCTCTTACGAAAGTGATGAAATTGActgattttaaatttgttttaaCTGGTGCTCGTGCGAAAAGAACAAAGTTCCAAACCGTAGCCCATTCTGGATTAATTATCCTTGCACAATCGTCAACTTCTACTGAAAACTCATCAGAAGAAAACGAAGGAACTCCTGAAGCTTTTGCATTGAATTCCGAATTATTGTTAGAAAAACCTGTTTTTGAATCGATTGGTCAAGAACCTTTGGATGAACAAATTGTTAAGAAACAAAAACtagatgaagaagaaggtCTTGAAGTTGAAAAACTTTTACCAGTAGCTATTAGACAGGAAAGCATTCCAATAGAGTTGCAATCGTTAGATCCTAATAATCAACCTCAACTAACTGAGTATGACAATCTACAACTGCTTTTGCGTATGTATACATTAAAACAAACTTCTCCTGCCAAAGATCCATTAGTTGAACAAGAATTAACTGCTTTAGTAAGCAGAATTTTATATCAAGATGGTTCTAAGAATTGGTCTATCTTTTCTCGTTGTTTATGGGAAAGATCTATTATCGAAACATCTAAAGctaaaacaattgaaagagGTCTACTACAAATGCATTCTTTAGTAGAGGATCTTGAATTGCAAATCACATCTAGATTATTACCACAATCTAGCGATACGTCAAGTGCATCTCCTGTTCCAAGATTAAAATTCATACATCAGCTACCATTTTTACCACGTTGGAATCTAGATGCTACTTTAGctgaaaaatatatgtcGTTAGGAATTTTAAAGTCTGCTGTTGAAATATACGAAAGATTGCAAATGAGTTGTGAAGCTGCATTATGTTATGCTGCTGTTGGCGATGAAAAACAAGCCgaagaaattatattaaagaGTATCGAAAAGAATCCTAATGATGCTAGAGCGATTTCAATCTTGGGTGATATAAGACAAGATCCAAATTTATGGTTAAAGAGTTGGGAAATTGgcaaatatattaatgcCAAAAATTCATTAGCTAGATACTACTACAATCCACCAACAGGTTCTGGCTTAACTAGGGATTATGGTGCAGTTCTTAAGCATTTAAATGACTCCTTAAGACAATTTACTTTGAACTTCGAAACTTGGTACTTTTATGGTTGTGTTGGATTAGAGTGTAACAAAATGCAACTGGCTGCTGAAGCGTTTTCCAGATGTGTTGCATTGGATGATACACATTCTATGGCTTGGTCAAACTTAAGTGCTGCCAATATTGAACTAggaaaattaaaagaagcTTTAAGCGGTTTAAAGAGAGCAATTGCTTGTGATGCCCAAAGGAATTGGAGAATTTGGGAAAACTATATGCTTGTTGCTGCTAAGTTAAATGAATGGGATGATGTTTTAATCGCATGTAGACAATTGTTAAATATCAACAAAGATAAAAATGGCGAGATGGCTATTGATATTCCAGTAGTGGAGAAACtgattgaattattagtCTCCACCGATTTTCCAAGAGGTGAGGAAGAAAAAGCCACTCATTTCCAAAAATCATGTATTGAGTTTGTGTGTAACATGTTACCTACTGTTATTACTACCAGTTCCAGAAGTTGGAGACTAGTTGCTAAAGTAGAACTATGGAGAAAGAGACCATGGGCTGCTTTGGATTGTCATGAAAAAGCCTACAGAGCGATTTCTCACAATCCAGATTtagaaattgatgaaaaaatCTGGAATGACACAGTTGATGCTTGTGAAGATTTAGTTGCTGCTTATGAATCTCTAGGCGAGATGGAAGGCAGACATGGTGAAGGAAGCTTGGTATGCAAAGATTGGAAGTATAAGGCAAGATCTTCAATCAAGACATTAATGAGCAAAGGTAAAGATAGATGGGATGGTACTGATGGGTGGGATAGACTGCTAGAACTCAGAAGTTCATTGTGA
- the DAL82 gene encoding Dal82p (similar to Saccharomyces cerevisiae DAL82 (YNL314W); ancestral locus Anc_3.31), with the protein MTNDSYNLLKLIDEYQPHVKGYPERLQTWELVRKEYNSINNTRYKQSRSLRNKFRNLKEQCRSKDVVNSLPPKALKLLKKLIVEEYQMFDSVFIFPNFADTENNHTSDMEFDANSKQRQIIPSLSKGREQFPKKITNFSVAPFLEVNSETDDVSDVTLYTEPLDSIQIGHPHTYKTFPKLLSHPTIAVTGSEVGMANLPIFKPRGRLTIDNSIMSVDMNTDHTTKNSSDNKKLCIKKVEAVDKTEDSVNSDHLDLVLKDIKAIKESQEDFQKTVLLELSIIRKNIEDVLYK; encoded by the coding sequence ATGACTAATGACTCTTACAATTTGCTGAAGTTGATTGATGAATATCAGCCGCATGTTAAGGGTTATCCAGAGCGGTTGCAGACTTGGGAGCTTGTTCGTAAGGAATATAATTCCATAAACAATACACGTTATAAGCAGTCAAGGTCACTTAGGAATAAATTTCGTAATTTGAAAGAACAGTGCAGGAGTAAAGACGTCGTAAACTCCCTTCCCCCGAAAGCATTGAAGCTATTGAAAAAACTTATCGTTGAGGAATATCAGATGTTTGATTCAGTATTCATTTTCCCAAACTTTGCTGATACTGAAAACAATCATACTTCTGATATGGAATTTGATGCAAATTCCAAGCAACGTCAGATAATACCGTCGCTCTCAAAAGGTAGAGAACAGTTCCCTAAGAAAATCACGAACTTTTCAGTGGCTCCATTTCTTGAAGTTAATTCAGAAACTGATGATGTTTCTGATGTTACTTTATATACAGAACCACTTGACTCCATACAGATTGGACACCCACATACCTACAAAACCTTCCCTAAGTTATTGAGTCATCCGACTATTGCTGTCACTGGAAGTGAAGTCGGGATGGCAAACCTTCCGATATTCAAACCTCGAGGTAGGTTGACAATCGATAACTCGATCATGTCTGTTGATATGAATACTGACCATACAACCAAGAATTCCTCTGACAATAAAAAACTGTGTATAAAGAAAGTGGAAGCTGTAGATAAGACAGAAGATAGTGTTAATTCAGACCACTTGGACCTTGTACTGAAAgatattaaagcaattaAGGAGTCTCAGGAAGACTTCCAGAAGACAGTTTTACTGGAACTGTCGATAATTAGAAAGAATATTGAAGatgtattatataaataa
- the ATP11 gene encoding Atp11p (similar to Saccharomyces cerevisiae ATP11 (YNL315C); ancestral locus Anc_3.30): protein MLGILKSSTTFRITRPTGVFCSRMSFNISNYSTDAIADRYKSKLLEKAKAQGFNSVEELQESMKEKLQENRKAYDKIDPLKELEKYEQQVQMSKNIMQANKLRKTKNSEGSSRSSASANTNRGSSNVGTSELSDKNAPFKTLASYLELEKVKDLSPQEIEYLWRAKWGQTDGAMNAVVPLETFDKMLVKVKEHPVFVLPLPRANTSGEKDEASEGMELHYIQWQFPNSQTSHCLMTSLAEYKLHKEFARPHTTLEFHSELGKDKNIVLMNGNVEPSMNISIQEAQLLLLNVQRFYGAMGYDTPSSKQRLQLLKDFTNGSSDFNLDKLIILSQSMEN, encoded by the coding sequence ATGTTAGGAATTCTAAAGAGCTCAACAACCTTTAGAATCACTAGACCAACAGGAGTTTTTTGTAGCAGAATGTCGTTCAATATTAGTAATTACTCTACCGATGCCATTGCTGATAGGTATAAGTCAAAGTTGCTTGAAAAGGCCAAAGCGCAAGGTTTTAACTCTGTTGAGGAGCTGCAAGAGAGCATGAAGGAAAAGTTGCAAGAAAATAGAAAGGCCTATGACAAAATAGATCCTTTAAAAGAGTTGGAAAAATATGAGCAACAAGTACAAATGTCAAAGAATATAATGCAGGCAAACAAATTGAGGAAAACCAAGAATTCTGAAGGTTCTTCTAGATCGTCCGCTTCTGCCAACACAAATAGAGGGTCTTCAAATGTTGGTACATCTGAATTGTCTGATAAGAATGCTCCATTTAAAACTCTAGCATCGTATTTGGAGTTGGAAAAAGTGAAAGATCTCTCTCCTCAAGAAATTGAATACCTTTGGAGAGCAAAATGGGGCCAAACTGATGGTGCTATGAACGCTGTGGTTCCATTAGAGACATTTGATAAGATGCTGGTTAAAGTCAAAGAACACCCCGTATTTGTTCTTCCTTTACCAAGAGCCAACACAAGCGGTGAAAAGGATGAAGCTTCTGAAGGCATGGAATTACATTATATTCAATGGCAGTTCCCAAATTCACAAACTTCACATTGTCTAATGACATCCTTAGCTGAGTATAAATTACACAAAGAGTTTGCAAGACCTCATACTACATTAGAATTTCATAGTGAGTTAGGCAAGGATAAAAATATAGTATTGATGAATGGTAACGTAGAACCTAGTATGAACATATCTATACAAGAAGCACAGctattgttattaaatgTGCAAAGATTTTATGGTGCCATGGGCTATGATACTCCATCGTCAAAACAAAGGTTACAATTGTTAAAGGACTTCACAAATGGATCTTCTGATTTCAATCTGGACAAACTAATAATCTTATCTCAGTCCATGGAAAATTAA
- the HRT1 gene encoding SCF ubiquitin ligase complex subunit HRT1 (similar to Saccharomyces cerevisiae HRT1 (YOL133W); ancestral locus Anc_3.28), giving the protein MSQIENMEVDVPVNTFSTGDKKKKFEIKKWTAVAFWSWDIAVDNCAICRNHIMEPCIECQPMAMTETDNECVVAWAACNHAFHLHCINKWIKTRDACPLDNQPWQLARCGR; this is encoded by the coding sequence ATGAGTCAGATAGAAAATATGGAAGTCGACGTTCCAGTTAATACTTTCTCTACAGGTgacaagaagaagaagtttGAAATCAAGAAATGGACTGCGGTGGCATTCTGGTCCTGGGATATAGCAGTTGATAATTGCGCAATTTGCAGGAATCATATCATGGAACCATGCATTGAATGCCAGCCAATGGCTATGACTGAGACTGACAACGAGTGTGTTGTAGCTTGGGCTGCTTGTAACCACGCTTTCCACTTACATTGCATAAATAAATGGATTAAGACCAGAGATGCATGTCCACTAGATAATCAACCTTGGCAATTGGCTAGATGCGGGAGGTAA
- the MED7 gene encoding mediator complex subunit MED7 (similar to Saccharomyces cerevisiae MED7 (YOL135C); ancestral locus Anc_3.27): MSNNDNNDISSLYPPPPPYIKFFTDENVEKLEEYQKGRKRDDVDGGTNGELANEDRLETALDFLIPPPIPTSGQYRVFGSTWQVKDKLPDLESMGLTQLYKKSDQDSSADDQPREVDYQYKIQELRKLLKSLLLNYLELVGILSINPDKFEEKVVNIKTILVNIHHLLNAYRPHQSRESLIMLLEAQLEYKKGEIEHIKSVCKQVKDKLEEIKSIKV; this comes from the coding sequence ATGTCGAACAATGATAACAACGATATTAGTTCGTTATACCCTCCACCACCACCATATATCAAGTTCTTTACCGATGAGAATGTGGAAAAGTTAGAAGAGTACCAGAAGGGAAGGAAAAGAGACGATGTGGACGGAGGTACAAATGGTGAACTTGCTAATGAAGACAGACTAGAGACAGctttagattttttaatcCCACCGCCAATTCCAACGTCTGGTCAGTACAGGGTGTTTGGTAGCACATGGCAAGTGAAAGATAAACTGCCTGATCTTGAGTCAATGGGTCTGACTCAATTGTATAAAAAATCAGATCAAGATTCGTCAGCAGATGATCAACCAAGGGAAGTAGACtatcaatataaaatacAGGAACTtagaaaattattgaaatcaCTGCTATTGAATTACTTAGAGTTGGTTGGGATATTGAGCATAAACCCAGATAAATTCGAGGAAAAAGttgtaaatataaagacCATTCTTGTAAACATTCACCATCTTTTAAATGCATACAGACCCCATCAGTCTCGAGAATCTTTAATAATGTTGTTGGAAGCACAattagaatataaaaaaggTGAAATAGAGCACATAAAATCTGTGTGTAAACAAGTCAAGGATAAATTAGAGGAGATAAAAAGCATTAAAGTATAA
- the PFS2 gene encoding cleavage polyadenylation factor subunit PFS2 (similar to Saccharomyces cerevisiae PFS2 (YNL317W); ancestral locus Anc_3.25) has translation MDGHYHQEPQFQSAVAKKYVSQRRTVDMSSPYTRAYYLKKYGLATPTIQPETSYVADILPPDVYQSTDRIINVPNKFTHLSSNKVKHVIPAITWTPEGRRLVVATYSGEFSLWSGSSFNFESIMQAHDTSVTAMEYSHAGDWMISGDADGTIKIWQPNFNMVKELDKAHTECIRDIAFSKNDSKFVTCSDDNILKIWNFSNGKQERTLSGHHWDVKSCDWHPEMGLIVSASKDNLIKLWDPRSGQCVSTLLNFKHTVLKTKFQPTKGNLLAAISKDKSCRVFDIRYHMKELTVIRDEVDYMTLLWHPTNESMFTIASYDGAIKHFDILQNLEEPQQVIPYAHDKCITSLSYNPVGHILASAAKDRTIRFWTRARPVDPNAYDDPTYNNNKINGWFYGINNCINAVREKSEFGAAPPPTDGNDNFSTMSNSTATMSQTSNAINQADDSRLPGFSLPGLGN, from the coding sequence ATGGACGGTCATTATCATCAAGAACCGCAGTTTCAAAGTGCTGTTGCTAAGAAATATGTTTCGCAAAGAAGAACCGTTGATATGAGTTCACCTTACACTAGGgcatattatttgaagaaatacGGCCTAGCTACGCCGACAATTCAACCAGAAACAAGTTATGTGGCTGATATCTTGCCTCCAGATGTTTACCAGTCTACTGACAGGATAATTAACGTTCCCAATAAGTTCACGCACTTAAGTTCGAATAAAGTGAAACATGTCATTCCAGCAATTACATGGACTCCAGAAGGTAGGAGATTGGTTGTTGCCACTTATAGTGGTGAGTTTTCGCTTTGGAGTGGTTCTTCCTTCAATTTCGAAAGTATCATGCAAGCACACGATACTTCGGTCACCGCAATGGAGTACTCGCATGCAGGTGATTGGATGATTAGTGGTGATGCAGATGGCACAATTAAGATTTGGCAACCTAATTTTAATATGGTGAAGGAACTAGACAAGGCCCATACAGAGTGCATCAGGGACATTGCATTTAGTAAAAACGATTCAAAATTCGTTACATGTTcagatgataatattttgaagatatGGAACTTCAGTAATGGTAAGCAAGAAAGAACGCTGTCTGGACATCATTGGGATGTTAAAAGTTGTGATTGGCATCCAGAAATGGGATTGATTGTATCGGCGTCAAAggataatttaataaaattatggGACCCAAGATCAGGACAATGTGTATCTACTTTATTAAACTTTAAACATACAGTgctaaaaacaaaatttcaaCCTACTAAAGGTAATCTACTGGCAGCTATCTCTAAAGATAAATCTTGTAGAGTATTTGATATAAGGTACCATATGAAAGAGTTAACAGTGATAAGAGATGAGGTTGACTATATGACACTTTTATGGCATCCAACGAATGAATCTATGTTTACAATTGCATCGTATGATGGTGCTATCAAACATTTTGATATTCTGCAAAACTTAGAAGAACCTCAGCAAGTAATACCTTATGCGCATGACAAATGCATAACTTCTTTATCCTATAATCCCGTTGGTCATATATTAGCAAGTGCTGCCAAGGACAGAACAATTAGATTTTGGACTAGAGCAAGACCTGTTGATCCTAATGCATATGACGATCCTACatacaataacaataaaatcaaCGGCTGGTTTTATGGTATTAACAATTGTATAAACGCTGTCAGAGAAAAAAGTGAATTTGGTGCAGCCCCTCCTCCCACTGATGgtaatgataatttttcaacgATGTCAAATTCCACAGCAACCATGTCTCAAACTTCGAATGCAATTAATCAAGCAGATGATTCTCGTCTTCCAGGGTTTAGCTTACCTGGTTTGGGTAATTAG
- the BSC6 gene encoding Bsc6p (similar to Saccharomyces cerevisiae BSC6 (YOL137W); ancestral locus Anc_3.24), with translation MSDGQLDSTDGHKNADETARIGIDTRSVGDDSISGNDDGDVDSENFLMLDDPESNEASQDMTGETSETTFSSEFMKDVYWHGSVIKIYPLDYQKVTLIKLQLAACFTIFLVFGMNDQATGSLMPSLTDHYKVSKEVVSRIFISQMTGYTLASFSNHKIHVLLGQRGAFLLGASIAMIFQGVLALKPSSFNIYILSYFPVGFALGILDALCNVLIGSLEVNNNELLGALHGIYGVAAMSTAPIVTYISINHSWNLFFYLPIALALVSIVIAIPAFRYETPAKYIYSTSISDQEENDTSGTSNFNDRSTEMVDGSYDSSLLTGSASSSLEYLRNPMIILYSVFLFLYLGAEISTASWLYTYLLETKAYERFRMSFVTSCFWSGLTVGRFILSFFTKKYFKNAYRANMHYASLTLVLFTCFVLLGLINSSSLLYSIVIGSVIFATGVFFGPLFPNASLVALQVLPKSLHISGVGTAIALGGCGAAILPYLVGLGINGLGIAFMPLLCWLLVCLQTLVWDLYPSFIKNQEDNL, from the coding sequence ATGTCAGACGGTCAACTGGACAGTACTGATGGTCATAAGAATGCTGATGAGACGGCAAGAATTGGTATTGATACTAGATCTGTTGGTGATGACAGTATATCTGGAAATGACGATGGAGACGTTGATTCggaaaattttttgatgcTAGATGACCCAGAAAGTAATGAAGCAAGTCAAGATATGACTGGTGAGACATCAGAGACGACATTTTCTTCTGAGTTTATGAAAGATGTCTATTGGCATGGTTCAGTGATTAAAATATACCCATTAGACTACCAGAAAGTTACGCTAATAAAACTACAGTTAGCGGCATGTTTTACGATATTCTTGGTATTTGGAATGAATGACCAAGCGACAGGTTCTCTGATGCCCAGTCTTACCGATCATTACAAAGTGTCAAAGGAAGTTGTCTCGAGGATTTTTATATCACAGATGACTGGTTACACTTTAGCTTCCTTTTCAAATCACAAGATTCATGTTTTACTGGGTCAAAGAGGTGCGTTTTTGCTTGGTGCATCGATAGCTATGATATTTCAAGGTGTTTTAGCTTTAAAACCGTCGagtttcaatatttatattttaagttACTTCCCAGTTGGATTCGCACTAGGTATATTAGATGCCTTGTGTAATGTTTTGATCGGCAGCCTGGAAgtgaataataatgaattgttGGGTGCGTTACATGGGATATATGGTGTGGCAGCAATGTCGACAGCTCCCATCGTCACATACATTTCAATTAATCATTCTTGGAATCTGTTTTTCTACCTACCAATAGCTTTGGCTCTCGTAAGTATCGTTATTGCCATTCCTGCTTTTAGATATGAGACTCCtgcaaaatatatttattcaacCTCTATTAGTGAccaagaagaaaatgatacaAGCGGTACGTCAAACTTCAACGATAGGAGTACAGAGATGGTTGATGGGTCCTATGATTCTTCGTTATTAACTGGTTCAgcatcatcttcattgGAATACCTAAGGAATCCAATGATCATATTATATTCAGTGTTCCTGTTCCTATATCTGGGTGCTGAAATTAGCACCGCATCATGGTTATACACCTACCTACTAGAGACAAAAGCATACGAAAGGTTCAGAATGTCATTTGTCACATCGTGCTTCTGGTCTGGTCTAACTGTTGGAAGATTCATATTGAGTTTCTTTACAAAGAAGTACTTCAAAAATGCTTATCGTGCTAACATGCACTATGCATCTCTCACGCTTGTACTTTTCACATGTTTTGTGTTGCTTGGgttaataaattcatcCAGCTTGCTGTACTCGATTGTTATAGGAAGTGTTATCTTTGCTACCGGTGTATTCTTTGGACCATTGTTCCCGAATGCAAGTCTTGTGGCATTACAAGTTCTACCAAAAAGTTTACATATTTCAGGTGTAGGCACAGCTATCGCCCTTGGAGGTTGTGGTGCTGCAATATTACCTTACTTAGTTGGTCTAGGAATCAACGGGCTCGGGATTGCGTTCATGCCATTGTTGTGCTGGTTGCTGGTATGTCTACAGACTCTAGTCTGGGACTTATATCCAAGTTTCATCAAAAATCAAGAAGATAATCTGTAA